In one Arachis duranensis cultivar V14167 chromosome 9, aradu.V14167.gnm2.J7QH, whole genome shotgun sequence genomic region, the following are encoded:
- the LOC107466442 gene encoding pentatricopeptide repeat-containing protein At1g25360, translated as MDPRILASHYMVQLSRTPITQILARAVHAHILTSGFRPSTFILNRLIDVYCKSSNICYARQLFDEIPKPDIAARTTLVAAYSSMGNIRLAKEVFYATPLRIRDTVSYNSMITAYSRNRDGHSAVRLYKEMRVEGFVPDPFTFASVLSALSLIADEERHCQQLHCEVIKWGVGCVVSVCNALMSAYVNCASSPLVLSSSVMAASRTLFDEMEERDELSWTTIVAGYVRNGDLCAGRKLLDGMTEKIVVVWNAMISGYVHHGLYDEAFELFRKMQSMGIKLDEYAYTSIISATSNAGLFRLGRQVHAYILRTELQPSEHFILSVNNALITFYTKHGKLVEAKEIFNKMPIRDLISWNSILSACVNARHIEEANSIFKEMPERSPLAWTVMISGLAQNGFGEEGLKLFNQMKLEGLEPCDYAYAGAITSCAVLGSLDNGQQLHSQLLRLGHDSSLSASNALITMYARCGLVESAYDVFLTMPYVDSVSWNAMIAALAQHGRGVEAIQLYEQMLKEEILPDRITFLTILSACSHAGLVKEGRHYFDTMCTSYGITPGEDHYARLIDLLCRAGMFLEAKSVTESMPFEPGAPIWEALLAGCRIHGNIDLGIQVAEQLFELMPQHDGTYIILSNMYATLGQWDEVARVRKLMKERGVKKEPGCSWIEVENMVHVFLVDDAVHPEVLSVYRYLEQLVIEMRKLGYVPDTKFVLHDMESEHKEYALSTHSEKLAVVYGIMKISPGAPIRVFKNLRICGDCHNAFKFISRVVKREIVVRDRKRFHHFKNGECSCGDYW; from the coding sequence ATGGACCCTCGCATACTGGCCAGTCATTACATGGTCCAACTCAGCCGCACCCCCATCACCCAGATACTAGCACGTGCCGTCCACGCTCACATTCTTACCTCTGGCTTTAGGCCATCCACTTTCATCCTCAACCGTCTCATTGATGTGTATTGCAAGTCTTCAAATATTTGTTATGCCCGCCAACTGTTTGATGAAATTCCCAAACCAGATATTGCTGCTAGAACCACTCTCGTTGCGGCGTACTCTTCTATGGGTAACATAAGGCTTGCTAAGGAGGTGTTTTATGCCACCCCTTTGAGAATTAGAGATACAGTTAGTTATAATTCTATGATAACTGCTTATTCACGTAATCGTGATGGGCATTCTGCTGTTAGGCTCTACAAAGAAATGAGGGTGGAGGGGTTTGTGCCAGATCCATTTACTTTTGCAAGTGTGCTAAGTGCACTTTCGTTGATAGCGGATGAGGAGAGACACTGCCAGCAGCTGCATTGTGAGGTGATTAAGTGGGGAGTGGGGTGTGTGGTGTCGGTATGCAATGCTTTGATGAGTGCGTATGTGAATTGTGCGAGTTCACCATTGGTGTTGTCTTCATCGGTGATGGCTGCTTCTAGGACGTTGTTTGACGAGATGGAAGAGAGGGATGAATTGTCATGGACCACTATTGTTGCTGGGTATGTAAGGAATGGTGATCTTTGTGCGGGGCGCAAGCTTCTCGATGGGATGACTGAAAAGATAGTTGTTGTTTGGAATGCCATGATATCTGGTTATGTGCATCATGGGCTTTATGATGAAGCATTTGAGTTGTTCAGGAAAATGCAATCCATGGGCATTAAGTTGGACGAGTATGCTTACACTAGTATAATTAGTGCTACTTCTAATGCTGGATTGTTCAGGTTAGGAAGACAGGTGCATGCTTACATTCTCAGAACAGAGTTACAACCTTCAGAACATTTTATTTTGTCGGTAAATAATGCCCTAATTACGTTCTACACTAAACATGGTAAATTGGTTGAGGCAAAGGAAATTTTTAACAAGATGCCCATAAGAGATCTAATTTCTTGGAATTCAATTTTGTCTGCCTGTGTGAATGCTCGGCACATTGAGGAAGCTAACTCCATTTTCAAGGAGATGCCAGAGAGGAGTCCCCTGGCATGGACAGTGATGATATCGGGCTTAGCACAAAATGGTTTTGGAGAAGAAGGTTTGAAGTTATTCAACCAGATGAAGTTAGAGGGACTGGAGCCATGTGATTATGCATATGCAGGAGCAATTACGTCGTGTGCTGTTCTTGGATCATTAGACAATGGACAGCAACTGCATTCTCAGCTACTCCGTTTGGGACATGACTCAAGCCTCTCTGCCAGCAATGCATTGATTACAATGTATGCAAGATGTGGTCTTGTTGAATCTGCCTATGATGTGTTCCTCACAATGCCTTATGTAGATTCAGTATCTTGGAATGCCATGATTGCAGCTCTTGCACAACATGGAAGGGGTGTCGAAGCCATTCAACTTTATGAACAGATGTTGAAGGAAGAAATATTACCTGATAGGATAACTTTTCTCACAATTCTTTCTGCTTGTAGCCATGCAGGTTTGGTCAAAGAGGGGCGTCATTATTTTGATACAATGTGTACTTCTTATGGTATAACCCCAGGAGAGGATCATTATGCTCGTTTGATTGATTTATTATGTCGTGCCGGTATGTTCTTAGAAGCAAAGAGTGTAACTGAATCAATGCCTTTTGAGCCCGGTGCACCTATTTGGGAGGCTCTTCTTGCTGGTTGCCGGATTCACGGGAATATTGATTTAGGAATTCAAGTTGCTGAGCAACTCTTTGAGCTAATGCCACAGCATGATGGAACCTACATAATCCTGTCCAATATGTATGCCACTTTAGGTCAGTGGGATGAAGTGGCCAGGGTGAGGAAATTAATGAAAGAACGAGGGGTGAAGAAGGAACCTGGTTGTAGTTGGATCGAGGTTGAAAACATGGTCCATGTCTTTTTGGTTGATGATGCTGTTCATCCTGAGGTACTATCAGTGTACAGATATCTAGAGCAACTCGTAATTGAAATGAGGAAGTTGGGCTATGTTCCTGATACGAAGTTTGTATTACACGATATGGAATCTGAACATAAAGAATATGCCTTGTCTACTCATAGTGAAAAACTTGCTGTTGTTTATGGAATTATGAAAATTTCTCCAGGAGCTCCGATTCGTGTTTTCAAAAACTTGAGGATATGCGGGGATTGCCATAATGCATTCAAGTTTATATCCAGAGTAGTCAAGCGAGAGATAGTAGTGAGAGATAGGAAGAGGTTTCACCATTTTAAAAACGGTGAATGTTCTTGTGGCGACTACTGGTAA
- the LOC107466432 gene encoding uncharacterized protein LOC107466432, whose protein sequence is MDDVFSVDIGSTGVRRGRLRRGEHPKCKCRTYAIISRSRTAENPNRLFFGCPQFKEKQGYCDFFVWFDEIFGYLVDDVVERGRLASVETCVGEEFVAGLDYCLEERVKQLEEMLIKRNEDSSKLKKDSVLSLFSSVIIGALVVVIMFCIYVVVI, encoded by the exons ATGGATGATGTCTTCAGTGTTGACATCGGTTCGACTGGCGTCCGAAGGGGGCGACTTAGAAGAGGAGAACATCCGAAGTGTAAGTGCAGGACATATGCCATAATATCCAGGTCTCGCACAGCAGAAAACCCGAATAGGCTATTCTTTGGCTGTCCTCAATTCAAG GAAAAGCAAggatattgtgatttttttgtatGGTTTGATGAGATCTTTGGGTATTTGGTGGATGATGTAGTTGAAAGGGGTAGATTGGCCTCTGTGGAGACATGCGTGGGTGAAGAATTTGTTGCAGGTTTGGATTATTGCTTGGAGGAGAGAGTGAAACAATTGGAGGAGATGTTAATAAAGAGGAATGAAGATAGTTCGAAACTCAAGAAGGACAGTGTTCTAAGCTTGTTTAGTAGTGTAATAATAGGTGCACTTGTAGTTGTGATTATGTTTTGTATTTATGTGGTGGTTATTTAA
- the LOC107466433 gene encoding uncharacterized protein LOC107466433, which translates to MAELLPPTSSELLQMVTELRQAMAEENQRMANQITNLNNTRIENNNNRQEETEHQSGPTHVSDAAQHEKEQPKYNEKARPENEDDNQKNSPGPFTAEVMNFVLPRRFTLPTTLTPNDGLGDPKKYIKKFTSIIIVNGASDKVLCRCFPSYLDGPALDSFCSLPAGSISRFRDISKPFEEHFAGSAIYLHDSDYLNTIKQGQHKSLKDYMTSFTKIAISIPDLHPEVELHAIKSGLQPGKFQEAIAVAKPKTMAKFREKAKAQIDIEELHQARKTEKPHYRDDDRTRDKKNFKPTSRCESYTQFNTKRDDIIKEILNSKLIKPPRKAGSYPDSRGADRSKYCSLHQKHGHTTNECIIANDLLERLAWQGHLDKYITGHMQRRTTTPGEQHPAIQHGRDKDRPDTTHPDQPRRIINYISGGFAGGGTTSLARKQSYRAMLSINADQIQ; encoded by the coding sequence ATGGCTGAATTACTTCCACCCACATCATCCGAACTACTTCAAATGGTGACCGAGTTGCGGCAAGCCATGGCCGAAGAGAACCAAAGAATGGCAAATCAAATTACCAACTTGAATAACACCCGAatcgaaaacaacaacaaccgACAAGAAGAAACTGAGCATCAATCAGGGCCGACACACGTCTCTGACGCTGCTCAGCACGAAAAGGAGCAACCCAAGTATAATGAAAAAGCTCGGCCAGAGAATGAGGACGACAATCAGAAAAACTCCCCTGGACCATTCACGGCAGAGGTGATGAACTTCGTGCTACCCCGAAGGTTCACCCTACCGACCACCCTAACTCCCAATGATGGGTTAGGTGATCCGAAGAAATACATCAAGAAATTCACCTCCATAATAATAGTAAACGGTGCATCTGATAAAGTTTTATGTCGTTGTTTTCCATCTTACTTAGACGGTCCTGCACTTGATTCGTTTTGTTCTTTGCCTGCAGGTTCTATTTCTCGATTTCGAGACATATCAAAGCCCTTTGAGGAGCACTTTGCTGGATCGGCCATCTACTTACATGACTCCGATTACCTGAACACAATCAAGCAAGGCCAACACAAAAGCCTCAAGGACTACATGACGAGCTTCACAAAGATAGCCATAAGTATACCCGACCTCCACCCCGAGGTGGAACTGCACGCCATAAAAAGCGGATTGCAACCAGGAAAATTCCAGGAAGCTATTGCTGTGGCCAAACCTAAAACTATGGCTAAATTCCGCGAAAAGGCAAAAGCTCAGATTGACATCGAGGAACTCCACCAAgctcgaaaaacagaaaaacctCATTACAGAGACGACGACAGAACTCGAGACAAAAAGAACTTCAAACCGACTTCGCGGTGTGAGTCCTACACTCAGTTCAACACCAAGCGTGACGATATCATCAAGGAAATCTTGAATTCGAAGCTGATCAAACCGCCAAGGAAAGCCGGCAGTTACCCAGATTCAAGAGGCGCGGACAGATCAAAATACTGCTCCTTACACCAAAAGCATGGACACACTACCAACGAGTGTATCATTGCCAATGACCTTCTAGAGCGATTAGCTTGGCAAGGCCACCTGGACAAATATATCACCGGCCACATGCAGCGACGAACAACCACTCCTGGCGAACAACACCCAGCAATACAGCATGGCCGAGATAAAGATCGGCCAGACACCACCCATCCCGACCAACCAAGGCGTATTATTAACTATATCTCTGGAGGTTTTGCAGGTGGAGGAACAACAAGTTTGGCAAGAAAGCAATCTTACCGAGCTATGCTCTCCATCAATGCTGATCAAATTCAATAG